A region of the Apium graveolens cultivar Ventura chromosome 6, ASM990537v1, whole genome shotgun sequence genome:
TTATTAGAGATttcaacatttatatttttggtttagacattttggagatttaatattatttagaagattttagactgtttaattattgttagaaatatattagtgctctgtttgcaggttttggattttaagtaatatctcccttctattttaagaagggggtgttacagagatggtatcagagcttaggttctttCTTGAAGAAAGCCTACTTAGGTTGACCTGTGAGcttgggtagacgataggatgggTGTTCCATTTAATTTCGTTTCATTATGCTCTTTATCGTTTCATTTTGCTTTATCATTTGAAATCTGTTTGTAACTGCTTCATCATATTTATTCTCGTACTCTTCATTCGTTCGCTatcttatattgtagatgcctCCTAGACGTGATCCCTTTCATATTGACCCCGCTCAGCTTACTGAGATGATAGGGCAAGCAGTGGCTCAGGCTGTACAGCAGGCTTTGGCaaaccaaggaaatcagaatggagagGCAAATCAGAATGGAGAAGGGAATCAAAATGGAGAGGGAAATCAAAATGGACACGAAAATCAGAATGGCAATGGTAATCAGAATCAGAATGGTCAGGGCCATCAGTTAGAGCCGTTTGTATGGTTGGAGAGGTTTGTGAAGCAGAAACCAGATTCTTTTAGTGCAGCACCGACTCCTATTGAAgctgaaaattggattgttcatCTCGAGAAGATTTTTGATGCAATGGGTTGTGATGAAATTCAGAAGGTCAGGTTAGCTGTGTATAAGTTGGAGGGGGATGCTCAGAGGTGGTGGAGAGGAGTGAAAGCTACTAAAGGGGAGCAGTATACAGAGGCTTTGGAATGGCAGAGATTCAAGGAAGTATTCTATGAGCAATACTTTTCTAATGCTGATAGGGAGGCTTATTTGAGGGAGTTTCATTCTATTATGCAGCACCAGGATGAGAGCATTACTGATTATATGGCGAGGTTTATAAGGTTGGCTGGATTTGCTGGGACAGTTGCAGGGACTGCTGCGCAGCAGGTTGATAAATTTAAATGGGGGTTGAAGTCTCATCTGAGGGGttctataatttcttttaaatttgataatgtggcagAGGCGGCTGATGCAGCAAAGGATGTTGAGAAGGAGCGCATAGATTTCAGGACTTCCAGGTCTAACAGTGGTAGTAAGAGGACTAGGGATGATCAGGGTTTTGCACAGGGTAGACAATGGTATGGAGGTCAGAATGGTCAGCAAGGACAGTGGCGCGGACAGAATCAGAATATGGGTGGTCAGTCATTCCACGGCCGAAATCAGTATGTTGgtcagaatcagaatcagcagTTTCAGCGACAGAAGCAGCCTAGACAGTGGCAGAATCGTCAGCAGGGACAGAGCCGTTACTCAGTGTATGGGGGAAACCCCAATATGATTCCTGTGGCTCCTTGTACTACATGTGGTGGACATCATCCAGGTAGAGCTTGTTACAGACAGACTGGGGCTTGTTTCTTATGTGGTAGCATGTCCCATAAGGCAAGGGATTGCACAGTGTCACGCAACCCTGGTGGAGGAGGAGCTGGCGGTGGTAGTGGCAGTGGAAGTCAGCAGAATCCTACAGCCAGAGTGTTTGCATTGACGGCAAATCAGGCAGCAGCTAATTCAGGTACCGTTTCAGGAACACTTCTTGTTGGTAGACGTGAtgcttatgtgttatttgatactgGTTCAACCCATTCTGTTGTGTCTTTATCGTTTGTTCGTCATCTTGACGTTGCACCTTCATTATTATATCCTCATATGTCTATTTCTACCCCGATGGGGAATTCTGTTGTTATTTCTGATGTGTATCGAGAGTGTCCGATAGCTGTTGGAGATAGAAGATGTAAGGTTAACTTGCTTCCCATGGAGATGCATGACTTTGATATTATTTTGGGCATGGATTGGTTGAGTGAACATCGTGCCACAATTGATTGTCAAGGAAAAAGGGTGATCTTTGGGGATGTAGATAAACCAGAATTTGTATACCAAGGGTCTCAGCCGAAAGGGGAGGTTAAATTAATTTCCGCTCTAAAGGCGAGCAAACTTTTATCTAAGGGTTGTGATGGCTACCTTGCTTTCGTGAAGGATACATCGAAGGATGAACCTTGCATCGAGGATTATCCAGTTGTGAAGGAGTATGAAGATGTGTTCCCCGATGAGCTACCAGGTTTGCCACCACATAGAGAGGTGGAGTTTACTATTGAACTAGTTCCTGGTGCTGAGCCTATTTCCAAGGCGCCTTACCGTATGGCACCACTtgagttgcaagaattgaaggagcagttgcaagagttgttggataggggatttatcagaccaagtgtgtctccatggggcgctcctgtgttgtttgtgaagaagaaggatggttctatgagattgtgcattgactatagggagttgaataaggtgactgtcagaaacaggtatcctttgccacgaattgatgacttgtttgatcagttacaaggggcgaagtacttttcgaagatagatttgagatctggTTACCATCAGTTACGAGTTAGGGAGGAAGACGTTCTgaagactgcatttcgcactcgttatggtcattatgagtttctcgtgatgtcctttgggttgacgaatgcaccagcggtatttatggatttgatgaatcgggtctttcatgattatctggataaattcgtggtggtcttcatcgatgatatcttgatatactctaggagcagagaggagcatgaggagcatttacgtactgtacttgaaattttgagggagaggaagttgtttgcgaaattttccaagtgtgaattctggttggaggaagtggcattcttggggcatgttgtatctggtaggggcattgagttggatcctgcgaaagtcgaggctattactaattggcccagacctagcaatgtgacggaggtgaggagtttcttgggtttGGCAGGCTACTATAGGCGTTTTGTGGAAGGTTTCTCTTCCATAGCTTTACCATTGACTCAGCTAATGAGGAAGGTAATTAAGTTCAAGTGGAATGATGATCgtgagaagagctttcaagagttaaagaagaggttggtgtcagctccaatacttgtgttgccatcagggagtggaggttttcaggtgtatagtgatgcttctaagagagGATTGGGGTGTGTTCTTATGCAACATGGGAAAGTGATTTCTTACGCTTCTAGGCAGCTTAAACCATATGAGATGAAttatcctacccatgacttggagttagcagcagtggtctttgctttgaagatctggagacactatctttatggagagacttgtgacatctttactgatcacaagagtctcaaatacatctttactcagaaggagcttaacatgaggcagcggaggtggcttgaacttcttaaggattatgatgcaaatattcagtaccatccggggaaggcgaatgtagtggcagacgctcttagtaggaagaacttggggagtgttgcatctctcattactcagccgcaccttatttcagatttggagcgcttgggtgttgagttgtatgttagaggatcaagtggtagcattgcaaatttgaaagtggaaccGAATCTTGTTTTAAGGGTTAAGGAAGCTCAGAAGAGTGATACAGGTTTGGAAGCTATTAGATCCGAGGTGGCAGGTGGAAAGCAAACACAATTTCATTTCGATGATGAGGGTGTGATGTGGTTGGGTAGTAAATTGTGCGTGCCCGTAGACCCGACGATTCgtgaggaaattttgaaggaggctcatagttcttcattttctattcatccaggttccaccaagatgtatagggatttgaagaagcacttttggtggagtggaatgaagggagatatagcagaatttgtgggaaaatgtcttacatgtcaacaagtgaagatagaccatcagaggcctagtggattgttgcaacagctagatattccagtttggaagtgggaaaacattactatagattttgtaactcatttgccgaggactttcaagaagaatgatgttatatgggtggtggttgatagactCACTAAGTCCGCTCACTTCTTGCCTATTAAAGAGACTACTCTTGTTCATGAGTTGGCAGAGATTTTTCAGCGAGATATTGTTAGACTTCATGGTGTGCCGGTGTCGATAGTTTCTGACAGGGATACGAGATTTACATCGCGTTTTTGGAAGGGTTTCCAACAAGCTTGGGGTACAAGGCTTAATTTTAGTACAGCTTTTCATCCGCAGACCGATGGACAGTCAGAAAGGACGATCCAGACGttagaggatatgttgagggcaTGTGCTTTGGAGTGGACAGGTGACTGGGATAAGTATTTGTATCTTGTTGAGTTTGCGTATAATAACAGTTGGCacgcgagtattggtatgccaccatttgaggctttgtatggtaggaggtgtagggcaccatcttgttgggatgaggttggtgagagagtcATCGAAGGGCCGGAGTTAGTTAGAATTACTAATGAGAAGgtagagaaagttaaagaaagtctgaaggaagctcgatctcgtcaaaagagttacgcggaccaacataggaagtttgggggatttgagccaggtgatcatgtgttcttaaaggtgtcgccttgtaagggtgtgaagcgttttggtatgaagggaaagcttagtccgagatatgttggcccttttgacgttatggagaaagtaggggaagtatcttatagagttgcgttgccaccacaactatctcaagtgcataatgtgtttcatgtgtcagttttgaggggctacaaatatcatccattacatgtagttcagtatccattacataagattagagaggatctttcttgtgaggaggaagctgaggctatcttagctcgagaggagcgagttttgaggaagaacaccattccgtttgtgaaagttttgtggaaaaatcattcggaaagagaggctacttgggaattagaagaatctattcgtgagaaatatccgcatttattcgattcaGGTACGACTATTTAGTTTCGTTAGATTCCGGGGACGGAATTTTtttttaagggggtatatatataatattcgtgaattttatttatttaaataataataataataataatacaaaaagagagatttatttatttatttttttttttatataaaaagaAGAGTTGAAAACAAACGTGTATTTTGTGGTTAAggtttaatttattaaaattcttaGAATTCTAATAGGAATAGGTGAGTTAGCACGTTATATATAATCCAGCTACGCATTACAAACATAATCATAAAAATAAACCCTAATCGGGCAGAGACATAGAATCGATAAACAGAGCCGTGTGTATTTAGTCGCCGGAAGTTAGGCAGCCTAGCCTATAGAGACAAGTAAGAAGGTTTCTTTTACTTATTGCTTATCATACTAATTTAATGATTAAATATGAAGTTATCTCTCTTCTAATAAATTTGCATTGTCATGTTCACATGCCACACAATATAGCACATACTCGAACTTTGATACCATAATGTATAGATtatgttaattattaattaatatattattgTTATTGTTGGAGGTATTATGTTGTTAGTTTTGCTAATGCAAGTTTAGACCAGGACTACTGTACATACAACTAATCTAGTTCATGGATGAGTTTAGTTAATTAAATGATTTAAAGAAAGAATGTCGTGTTTGTAAATATGCGGGATGTTGTCAAGGTCACTTTTGttgattttaatattatttaaatactAACGTTAATGATGATTGCGGTTAATGATAATAATGATGTTggtaataatatttatttaatattataatcTTGTTATTAGATCGCGAGCCGGGAAATTTTAACGGGTTATTTATGGGTTTTGTTAGTGTTTGAGACTGCGAGTTCAAGGTACGGATTCTATCCCCtttttattcagcgctactcATCTTAAAATTAAATGTCTCTGATTCACTCAATTCCATATTTTATTTGCTCCGTTAATATTATCTGATCATTTTgacttccgaaaattattttaaaatttgatttggaaaattttagatatctgtttatgcgattttcaaaaattatttatgacacccttTGTTTTGGAAATCTGAATTACTTGTATCAAGTAATTTTAAATTTgcgagaatattttattttgaacccttagtgATTTAGgatataccgagttaaccagctgtaggggtactacagccatgtcattgcggcaccagtgacatgacacttctgtgacagtgtgattggtcacggcgtatccttctgttagctcttgggaggagcttttgcgcatttgatatttgttcaggatacgtgggtgcacccagagtttgatttatgatttgatttatggtgacgttgtatatgccgtacacgttatccattttgttgcacgcattaggtaccctatgatgtgtgtatttgtatctgttctgatctcggtatgaaatatcctaacccctcgttgcttcagccttacttatttttaaaattgttgtgTTATTATAATTTTGCAGATTGtttatttctgatctctttgttttataattgtattccaaatccgtactgggcgtttggctcacgccgtattctttttctggcaggtgcttaggggaaTCTGGGATTGTGTGATGGAGAGCTCCCCTTATTTCGTTCTTAGGATTTCAGACTTCCATCATTATTGAGACATAATTACTTATTAGAGATTTCAGCatttatatttttggtttagacattttggagatttaatattatttagaagattttagactgtttaattattgttagaaatatattagtgctctgtttgcaggttttggattttaagtaatatctcccttctattttaagaagggggtgttacaggcGGGTTGTGGGATATGCATGTGTTTGCTAGGAACCCCCCTCATGGTAGCTTGAGTCCTGATCTGGATCCGGGTAGGCATTAGGTCCGGGTTCCGGgttggatccggatccgggtcatGGGATGGGCATGGGTCTGGTCTCTCCATTTGATTGtactgggagaggggggtctcggTACATCGATTGAGCCCGGTATTCCATAGATCCAGGTTGATTCTTAcccgggtctcttataccctatcacTCACTCAACAAGGATGACCGGTAGCATTCATGAGTCGAGCTTTTGGAGCTAATAAAAAATCATGGTCTATTTATGCCAAAGAAATGCTTACAATCATTCATGCTATCAGCATATGGAGACCTTACTTTCTTGGACAAAAATTCTTTATTCAAACGGATCACAGGAGCCTTAAATACTTGCTCGAGCAACGTATTTCAACTCAAGAGCAAGAAAAGTAGGTAAGTAAATTATTGGGATATGACTACGAAATCATTTATAGACCTGGTCGAGACAATACAACTGCAGATGTATTCTCTCGGGTGATGAACAGTCCTAGTTTGAGTGCCTTATTTGTACCTGAGACATCACTATGGGATGCCATAAAAAATGAGGCTGTCGGGAACTTATATATGCAGAAAATCAGCAAGTGATACCCCAGGTAAACATTAATCTTCCTCTATTGAACATTCCACCTCTTGATGATACTCCTCCATTATAACTCTGAGACGGTGATTCCTTTTTGTTTAAGTTGAGCTTACATTGCAAAGCACTTTCAATGGATTTTTCGGAGTGTCTCATCAATCTTTGTTCATGGGACTGTAATGATGCCATCAACTCACCAGATTTTAATGTGTTAATATCTTTGGTTTCTTCAATAATGGACACCATAGCATCATATTTATCAGTCAAGCTAATCAGAATTTTTTCAACAACTTTCTTATCGGTAACCACTTCACCGTACAAAGCCATTTGATTGACAATTtcatttatttttgaataataatcCTTCAAACTGTCAGACTCATTCATCTTCAAGTTCTCAAAATCTCTCCTGAGGGATTGTAGCTTAATAGATCTTACCTTGGAATTTCCTTGGAATTCTTCTTGCAAAACTTCCCAAGCTTCTTTTGCCGTTGCAACCCTCATAATTCTGGGAAACAAGCTCTCTGATATAGCTTGTTGAATAAAGAAGAGGGCTTTTGCATCTTTCTTTTTAGTCTCCTTTAAGGCCTCCTGAGCATTTGTTAAATTTGCTGATTCATCATATCCACTTTCCACTAAATCCCACAAGTCTTGAGATTGGAAAAGTGTTTTCATCTTCAAACTCCAATAATCGTAGTTTTCACCATTAAAAATGGGCATTGTAGGTTGTTGAATATTCACACCTTGATTTGTTGCAGCCATTGTTGACGTGTTGTTTCCGCCTACTGCTGTTCTTTACGCCCAGTTTCTAATCGAATCTAAGAGAAAAAGGTACTCGAAGAGTATATGTTATTTCATTAGATAACAACCTTATATAGTACAAGGTTGTGGCTGTTGAGTTACATAACCACCAGGGAAAGAAGTGTTTCATTTTCCTGGATATTAAATGCAGATTTATATAGGATAACTACGTCTTTAAAAACACATTAATTCTAACACCTCTCTTAATGACTTGTTAAAACAACTCAAAGCAAACTTACATGCTACAGCCAACCGCATGAAGTAAACGGCTAACTCCAAAAGGCGAGATGTCCACTTTGAGGTTGGAGATTTTGTTTATCTTAAGCTGCATCCATATCGCCATCATTCTATTTTTCGCAGGGCCTCACATAAGCTGAAAAGTCGATTTTATGGACCGTATATGGTTGGAGCCAAAATTGGGGCAGTTGCGTATAAGCTCAGACTTTCAACTGGATCGAGAGTCCATCCTGTCTTTTATGTATCGTTACTTAAGAAAAGGACTGGGGATGCTGATGTGAACAATAACGAATTACGACTTATCACAGATGATGGAGAATTTGTCATGGAACCTGAAGCAATTCTGGATACGAGATGGATGAAGAAAGGGTCCTTTTTGAAGAAGAACAGCTTGTCAAATGGAAAAAGTTACCTAGCTGAAGACGCAACTTGGGAAAATGCAAAAGAACTGAAGGACAAATTTCTTACTCTCAACCTTGAGGACAGGGTTCCTTTGAAAGAGAAGGTATTGATAAGCCAAGAAGATCTGCACCAGTATCCACCAAATCCCAAGTTCTTTGGTTAAAAATGTAGACATGTCCTTGCTGATGATAGGAGAATGAAATGTTAGTGTTAGAAGTCCAGTTATTGTTCCTTATCTTTGTTTCCGTAAGAATAGGTCAAgtaacatattttatttttattatgttAATTAGCTAAAATAGTGACATAGTTGTTAAGGTGTGGAAGGGAGTGAAAATAGCAGTTGTGGGTTCAGTGGGGAAGTGGGTTCTAGCATTGTATTTAAATTCCTTCTACAATAGTTTCTTTTATGATAAATGAACAAACTTTAAAGGTCATTCTAGCCTAAAGTAGAAAATTCTTGCTGTTATACTTGCATTGCTTAATAGAATCTAGAGGAACTAAAAGGAATTGAAAAAACCGATGTTGTTGCAAGAGAGAAAAGAAGATGAGCAAAAATGGGATTAGGCCTTCTTTTGTTTTCAATATTGATTTTGTAATTTTTCTTGTTGTCGACTTTGGTAGCTATGGAAAATCTGATGACTAGGTCACAGATTGTTGTCCTAAGTCTTGTACGTGAGTTTAATATAGTGTGCTTGTTCTTGGGGCAAATTCTTTGATCTTGTTTAGCTCATAGTTTCATTTTGTTCTTGTTCGAATGAGtgaaaatttgaaaattaaaacAGTACACAGTAGACAATAGTACGATTTTTTAACACgtatgaaatatttatagttttagttaaaaattatatataatttatatactaatattagaatttttttatataatactCCCTTTTttcttttccaaaaattaaaattttaaaataatattaagaccATTCTGAAGTTTTCTACCCTCCCAATATTTTAACAtctaaaaaatcaaaataataaagTTCTATTGATTAAAAAAGAGATTACCAAATAtatattttcaagttttttttttcttttttactatattctgaaaatatttgcaaaagtATGATTTGCAATTAAAACTAATCAAAT
Encoded here:
- the LOC141665026 gene encoding uncharacterized protein LOC141665026, whose protein sequence is MVGAKIGAVAYKLRLSTGSRVHHVFYVTLLKKRTGDADVNNNELPLITDDGEFFMEPEAILDTRWMKKGSFLKKNNLSNGKSYLAEDATWENAKELKDKFLTLNLEDRVPLKGEVLISQEDLHEYPPNPKNEFSKRDDAGRTEQEDAGEVNKKNPVADPEEKEPEPKYRHVLHNTLNALTGWSLAGWSLARTMRVTAKIGGYKLMVLIDSGSTHNFISNKVDGLLQLPVILTKPFIFIMTNGDRLPCLEKFEDVNIMIQGLPFSLTLISLPLVGLDLVLGSPLAREIRNSHVVIAQTLTNLLRKGKFSWDAEADASFNALKQAMTSTPIFAMSNFNKPFVIESDASGEGIGALLTDNSGERAAPPTPFLEEVWLLMPPRRDPFHIDPAQLTEMIGQAVAQAVQQALANQGNQNGEANQNGEGNQNGEGNQNGHENQNGNGNQNQNGQGHQLEPFVWLERFVKQKPDSFSAAPTPIEAENWIVHLEKIFDAMGCDEIQKVRLAVYKLEGDAQRWWRGVKATKGEQYTEALEWQRFKEVFYEQYFSNADREAYLREFHSIMQHQDESITDYMARFIRLAGFAGTVAGTAAQQVDKFKWGLKSHLRGSIISFKFDNVAEAADAAKDVEKERIDFRTSRSNSGSKRTRDDQGFAQGRQWYGGQNGQQGQWRGQNQNMGGQSFHGRNQYVGQNQNQQFQRQKQPRQWQNRQQGQSRYSVYGGNPNMIPVAPCTTCGGHHPGRACYRQTGACFLCGSMSHKARDCTVSRNPGGGGAGGGSGSGSQQNPTARVFALTANQAAANSGTVSGTLLVGRRDAYVLFDTGSTHSVVSLSFVRHLDVAPSLLYPHMSISTPMGNSVVISDVYRECPIAVGDRRCKVNLLPMEMHDFDIILGMDWLSEHRATIDCQGKRVIFGDVDKPEFVYQGSQPKGEVKLISALKASKLLSKGCDGYLAFVKDTSKDEPCIEDYPVVKEYEDVFPDELPGLPPHREVEFTIELVPGAEPISKAPYRMAPLELQELKEQLQELLDRGFIRPSVSPWGAPVLFVKKKDGSMRLCIDYRELNKVTVRNRYPLPRIDDLFDQLQGAKYFSKIDLRSGYHQLRVREEDVLKTAFRTRYGHYEFLVMSFGLTNAPAVFMDLMNRVFHDYLDKFVVVFIDDILIYSRSREEHEEHLRTVLEILRERKLFAKFSKCEFWLEEVAFLGHVVSGRGIELDPAKVEAITNWPRPSNVTEVRSFLGLAGYYRRFVEGFSSIALPLTQLMRKVIKFKWNDDREKSFQELKKRLVSAPILVLPSGSGGFQVYSDASKRGLGCVLMQHGKVISYASRQLKPYEMNYPTHDLELAAVVFALKIWRHYLYGETCDIFTDHKSLKYIFTQKELNMRQRRWLELLKDYDANIQYHPGKANVVADALSRKNLGSVASLITQPHLISDLERLGVELYVRGSSGSIANLKVEPNLVLRVKEAQKSDTGLEAIRSEVAGGKQTQFHFDDEGVMWLGSKLCVPVDPTIREEILKEAHSSSFSIHPGSTKMYRDLKKHFWWSGMKGDIAEFVGKCLTCQQVKIDHQRPSGLLQQLDIPVWKWENITIDFVTHLPRTFKKNDVIWVVVDRLTKSAHFLPIKETTLVHELAEIFQRDIVRLHGVPVSIVSDRDTRFTSRFWKGFQQAWGTRLNFSTAFHPQTDGQSERTIQTLEDMLRACALEWTGDWDKYLYLVEFAYNNSWHASIGMPPFEALYGRRCRAPSCWDEVGERVIEGPELVRITNEKVEKVKESLKEARSRQKSYADQHRKFGGFEPGDHVFLKVSPCKGVKRFGMKGKLSPRYVGPFDVMEKVGEVSYRVALPPQLSQVHNVFHVSVLRGYKYHPLHVLRGIWDCVMESSPYFVLRISDFHHY
- the LOC141665027 gene encoding uncharacterized protein LOC141665027, with the protein product MAATNQGVNIQQPTMPIFNGENYDYWSLKMKTLFQSQDLWDLVESGYDESANLTNAQEALKETKKKDAKALFFIQQAISESLFPRIMRVATAKEAWEVLQEEFQGNSKVRSIKLQSLRRDFENLKMNESDSLKDYYSKINEIVNQMALYGEVVTDKKVVEKILISLTDKYDAMVSIIEETKDINTLKSGELMASLQSHEQRLMRHSEKSIESALQCKLNLNKKESPSQSYNGGVSSRGGMFNRGRLMFTWGITC